The DNA sequence CTCCCGCCCAGGCCGACACCACGCTCTGCGAGCAGTACGGATCGACCACCATCCAGGGGCGCTACGTCGTCCAGAACAACCGCTGGGGCACCAGCGCCACCCAGTGCGTCACCGCCACCGACACCGGGTTCCGGGTCGCCCAGGCCGACGGCTCGGTGCCGACCGACGGCGCCCCCAAGTCCTACCCCTCGGTCTTCAACGGCTGCCACTACACCAACTGTTCACCGGGCACCAACCTCCCGGCCCGGATCAGCGGCATCTCGGCCGCGCCCAGCAGCATCTCCTACGGCTACGTCAACGACGCCGTCTACAACGCCTCGTACGACATCTGGCTGGACCCGACGCCCCGGACCGACGGCGTCAACCGGACCGAGATCATGATCTGGTTCAACAAGGTCGGTCCCATCCAGCCGATCGGCTCCCAGGTCGGCACGGCCACCGTCGGCGGGCGCAGCTGGCAGGTGTGGTCCGGCAGCAACGGCTCCAATGACGTGCTGTCGTTCGTCGCGCCGTCCGCGATCGGCAGCTGGAGCTTCGACGTCATGGACTTCGTCCGCGAGACCGTCGCGCGCGGCATGGCGCAGAACGACTGGTACCTGACGAGCATCCAGGCCGGTTTCGAGCCCTGGCAGAACGGTGCGGGGCTCGCGGTGAACTCCTTCTCCTCGACCGTCACCACCGGCGGCGGCACCCCGGGCGGGCCCGGCACCGGTGGGCCCGCGGCGTGCACGGTGTCGTACAACACCAACGTGTGGCCGGG is a window from the Streptomyces capillispiralis genome containing:
- a CDS encoding GH12 family glycosyl hydrolase domain-containing protein; amino-acid sequence: MRRLRHQTRALRGLFATLLTALTVVAALVTATAPAQADTTLCEQYGSTTIQGRYVVQNNRWGTSATQCVTATDTGFRVAQADGSVPTDGAPKSYPSVFNGCHYTNCSPGTNLPARISGISAAPSSISYGYVNDAVYNASYDIWLDPTPRTDGVNRTEIMIWFNKVGPIQPIGSQVGTATVGGRSWQVWSGSNGSNDVLSFVAPSAIGSWSFDVMDFVRETVARGMAQNDWYLTSIQAGFEPWQNGAGLAVNSFSSTVTTGGGTPGGPGTGGPAACTVSYNTNVWPGGFTADVTVKNAGPTAVDAWKLAFTLPSGQRITQAWNASVTPSSGAVTASGLNNNTQIASGASQNFGFQGTYSGTFARPGGFSLNGTACTTA